TGTATTTACTCATTTTCACCTTGTGTCTTCCTTGTCCCTCTCATCCCATGCCTTGCCTTGTATTTACGCAACTAACATTTAGATTACCCATCCCTTAGAAAAGGAACCTGACTTCTTGCCAATATTCCTCAAAGCACCACATAGGAAGTTGACGATAACAACAAACAACTTACCGAACTGCCTTTACTCTATGCCACCTGCCATCGTTGAAGGAACCATTCACCGTTATGGCAGCAATGCCGCTGCCCAGATTATAGCTGAAACCAAATGAGAGAAGTTCATGATGTTCTGGAGAGTTCATGATCATGATTCACCTGAGTCATTTTTATTAGTCAACTGTAACTGGACAAAAAGtttggggtagccaacatggcgctttccagatgttgtactacagctcccatcaccctcgaCTCCTGGCTAGGGCCGTTGGGGAGTTGTaaaagggattgactgttaaccCATTCTGAGAGTTGTAAAGTGACTTTCCTTGCTctaactggagatgttggggattaacccaggactttctgcatAAAATACCTGCTCTAGAACTGAGCTGCAGCCCGTCCATAtataatggggggtggggagagggggcagaCAAGGACGCCAAGGGGTAATAAAGGTAAGGGCACAGGGTTTGTGCTGGAAGCTAACTGCGGGGATTGAAGAAAGGGATACCGTGTGAATGTTTTGGGCAAAAGAGTTCTCGATAAAAGTGAGAAGGGCAAACTGTGATTGCCAAAATGGAAGCAAACATCAGGCAGATTTCAAAAGGGTGTCCTTGGTTTGTTATGAAGAAGCTTTCGTTGGGTAGCCAACACTATTTGAATATAATTACCCTCGTTCAGAATACCAACTGCTCATACATAGTATGTCTTTATATGTTGCCTATTGTGTGTTCTGCTGCACTTTGAAAATAGCACTTTACTGCATTGTATCCATGTACAATCATGCCAGGAGTGACAACTGCTTTCTCAAAAGGCTCTGTGGTTACTTAATCTGAAGAAAGGAAAGTAATAAAAAGAAACAGCAGGCTCTTTGACAAACTCGTAATTTGaccggggaggggggtggggggaggaggaagaagtacatttaaaaacttcccaaggCACTGAAGAACAGGGGAGTAATCCCAAGATGACAAAACAGCTAGTTTTCTTGTCTATCATTCCCTGGGTTTACATTTCATTTTTGGCAGACGGAACATTTGCTTTTGAGGATAACAAGTCGGAAAATGCTCCACTACATTATGGAGACAGTGAGTGGATTAAAGAGAAAACCCAAAGAGCAAGGTAGATCTCGCCTCCGCTTTCCCATGGGACTAAACAAAATTGTATATTCTTGTCCTATTAAAAGTAATCATTCTTGTTCTTGTGCTCCCGTTCCCATATTATCTTCCCCTAAGATTGTACCCAGGGAGAAACGGGGTTTGCTCACTTTCCTAACCTTGCATGTCAATCATGTCCTTCCCTTCTCTCACTGCAGTAAGTGAGCAACCAAATCTTAAATGCCCAGGTTTATTCAAATGCTGGGTGATCTCTGATCTGGTGAAGTTAAGCCTTCTTTAAGCAAAGTGTCCTCACAAGACACTTGCTCACATTTGCTTCAATATATGCAAAGGAATTTATGCACATGGAGCTTCTCCTCTCTAATGAAGTAAACAGAGTAGCAAATAAGTACCAGTAGCAGAACTGCAAGTGTGCTTGAGTCAGAAGCAGAGATGGGAGGACCTGTCTATTTtggttttctctctgtttctcatcgTTCTAATCtcaaattcagttccccacatttctgcaacattttAGTCTCAAGAAGCACATTTTCATAGGCAGTTTTGCCAACTGTACATATTTTCACGAGCAATTTCTTCCAATATGATCCATTTTTGTACGTAAATTTCGCTCACGCATTCAGTTTTATACACGTTCCCCTGCAATGCATGCTTTTTAGTGAACACGGTTGGAGCACTGcatctgcaaaattcagagaggtttGCAAACTGGACCGAATTTATATCCTGTTCCTAGTCAGAAGTCCCCTGCTGAAGCAAAGGGTAGGAGTGGGGAAGAGGATGCAGGCAGCTTACCTGAAGACCAAGGCACCATCTTGAAGACCTAGAGAGATGAAGTCACTGTTTGGTCTCATGGGGCTGTCTCCCCTCCAAAGCAAGAGGCCATCCGACAGGGTAGTCTTAAACCTCATGAAGACATTTGTTCTTGATCCCGCTACTCTGTTTAGGGGAGAGCCACATTGTAcaaaacaacatctggatggtgcaGTGAAAATAATGCACCTCTGAAGCTCTGTGATCAAtaacctctccccccacccccacgcatAGTTGAACATACCAACTCTAACtcataaatgtatatttttgaTACAATTCTAGCTGAATCGACTCTCCCTATGAATCCACATTTATCAGTTTAGCTCCCAGGACACTTGATTTGAAAAGTGCCAAATATCTGGATTTCGAATAGtactaaatttattatttgtacctcgcccatctgactgggtacaGCCCTTGCCACCATCTATTTATTCATGAGGTTTATTTGGGtaatttatattctgcttcaAACTTCGAAGATGTCTCCAAGTGGTTtgcaatgttttaaaaacatCACGAAAATGCAATAGAAATTCACGATTTGAGTGGCACAGAACAGTTGGGTAAGCCCCTCTCAGATAAGATCCTCTTAAACACCAATATAAAGGAAAACAACTAACATAAAGGGACCATATTAACTGGTAGCTGACCAAAGTACAGAAATACAGCAGAAATAACCAGCACCCCTgctaaatatacagtcatacctcggtttaagtactttcagtttaagtactcagtggacccgtctggaacggattaatccactttccattactttcaatgggaaagtttgcttcaggttaagtacgcttcaggttaagtacagacttccggaaccaattgtgtacttaaaccaaggtaccactgtacaagcatgTAGCTGTAGGTAGCAGCAGTGTTCTTACTTATGCTATCTTCCCAAATCAGGTTGGTGGGGTAAAATTACACAGTCATTGGTCATGCTgccagaggctgatgggagttgtagtccaacaacgtctggagggcaaccaggttgaggaaagctgtactAGATGGACCTTACTCTGATCCCATAAGGCATGTTCTGTATCCGCCACATCCTTGTAAGCAGCCTTATTTTATTTGcgtattatttcatttttgttcattATGACCATTTATAATCTGCCCTTTTGCCAAAGGTCCCCATTTTAGCATCTGCCATTTGTCTACATGACACAAAGCGGCAGTGCTTTCTTTCTACAACCAGGTACCCACACAAAGGGTTCCTCAGATCGTATCTCTATAAAACAAGCGCTACCCCACCTTTAACTTTATTTACCTTTTCAGAATATCTGGGCTATCGTAGGTGAGGTAGCTGCGGCCGATGAACTGCGGTATTTCGATGGCTTCCATAACAGCTGGGAAATGAAGGAAAACGCAATGTTAAGATGGCGGGATTTGCATGTAAAAACGTTCCCTTCAACAGCATTAAAGAAATCCAACAACATGCAGTGCCAACGCAATCTTCCTCTGAAGTGAGACCGGTATTTATCGTGGCTCATTGGGGTTTGTCCACCTCAGTCTATCAAGGCTGACTGTcattagcaaaacaaaaaataaaaaacaaatccttccagtagcacctttgagaccaactaagtttgtcataggtatgagctttcgtgtgcatgcacacttcttcagatacactgaaacagaagtcaccagaccctgtttcagtgtatctgaagaagtgtgcatgcacacaaaagctcatacctatgacaaacttagttggtctctaaggtgctactggaaggatttatttttattttttgtttcgactacgtcagaccaacacggctacctacctgtaactgtcatTAGCAATACACTGAGAATGAGCTGCTGGTTTTTTACCTCCGGCTTCTCAACGAGACAGCTAACACAATTCATGGCGAACATTTCCTATACATTTCTTATAGTGCCCTTTGAGCAAGGCTCAGTTACGAGTAAAGAGGAGGAGAACCAAAAATGAGACCCGTTCAATATTTCAAGGACAGCTTCCCCTCATTTTTGTGGGAGGGCTGTTAATGCAAGGTGATCCAAATCTGCTTGGGCAACAGCAGGGTGCGTGGATATGAAGCCTCCCCTATCCCCATGCTATTTCCCCAATCTAAACCTCTCCAACCCCTTCCCTGATGCCCACAGAGCTGCTGATAGTCCCCCCTGGGTAGTGGGAGCAGAAGACAGACCTGGAAGTGGTGCTTGTGCAGCTCAGCAGCAAAGCACACATCCTGGacacaggttcaatccttggcaccaCTGTTAGGAGGCCCGGATTTCCCTTATGGAGCTAGAATTCT
This region of Zootoca vivipara chromosome 11, rZooViv1.1, whole genome shotgun sequence genomic DNA includes:
- the EGFLAM gene encoding pikachurin isoform X2 — its product is MEAIEIPQFIGRSYLTYDSPDILKRVAGSRTNVFMRFKTTLSDGLLLWRGDSPMRPNSDFISLGLQDGALVFSYNLGSGIAAITVNGSFNDGRWHRVKAVRDGQSGKVTVDDYGARTGKSPGMMRQLNINGDLFVGGMKEIALHTNRQYMRGLVGCISHFTLSTDYHISLVEDAADGKNINTCGAK